One window of the Tachypleus tridentatus isolate NWPU-2018 chromosome 10, ASM421037v1, whole genome shotgun sequence genome contains the following:
- the LOC143230588 gene encoding uncharacterized protein LOC143230588, with protein MKKHPMALVTALILLFSLHEVANAERNHAAPSINLESGDIKRYIGALAKNGRLPTIQRGKKPTEEDYFGSPYTIADAKMALRSMPFSFPEDTIHPESWSDDNTQSKQQSPDYVINATLSREVSPNIVKMFNQIGSSTEDRVLDRLLSDLTSKDSLPTRKRNIAALARKGWLTALRSYRPPPLKNYYPPRDYEYNWKREILPSNGNSEEQNSLEAVSEDEECIDDNENISKVGRLYKRNIAALARAGRLPHWHRRATWWDLKRDNYVVPLHRFWKQTPTSRYSNKRQPIENHATTRRCKKVQYSPQDNQEDNFLTPIHGFQSKDDSKRNIAMLVRKGLLPGK; from the coding sequence GTGGCAAATGCAGAGAGAAATCATGCAGCGCCCTCTATAAACCTGGAATCTGGTGACATCAAGCGATATATCGGAGCTTTAGCAAAGAATGGCCGACTACCTACAATTCAGAGAGGTAAGAAGCCAACGGAGGAGGATTACTTTGGATCACCTTACACAATTGCCGATGCCAAAATGGCTTTGAGATCCATGCCGTTTTCTTTTCCTGAAGACACAATTCACCCAGAATCTTGGTCTGATGATAACACCCAATCCAAGCAACAGTCTCCTGATTACGTAATTAATGCAACTTTATCTCGCGAAGTTTCACCAAATATTGTCAAAATGTTTAACCAAATTGGTTCTTCTACTGAAGATCGCGTTTTGGATCGTTTACTCTCCGATCTCACTAGCAAAGACAGTTTACcaacaagaaaaagaaacattgcCGCTCTGGCCCGGAAAGGATGGCTGACGGCCCTCAGATCATACAGACCTCCACCTCTCAAGAACTACTATCCTCCCAGAGATTACGAGTACAACTGGAAGAGAGAGATCCTACCATCTAATGGTAATTCTGAAGAACAAAATTCTCTTGAAGCTGTCTCAGAAGATGAGGAATGCATTGAtgacaatgaaaatatttcaaaggtTGGACGtctttacaaaagaaatatagCTGCTCTCGCTCGAGCGGGAAGACTACCTCACTGGCACAGAAGAGCCACCTGGTGGGATTTGAAGCGAGACAACTACGTCGTTCCATTACATCGTTTCTGGAAACAGACCCCAACCAGCAGATATTCTAACAAACGACAACCAATAGAGAACCACGCGACAACCAGAAGATGTAAGAAGGTCCAGTATAGCCCCCAGGACAACCAGGAAGATAACTTCTTGACACCCATTCACGGATTCCAATCGAAAGATGATTCCAAAAGGAACATTGCCATGTTAGTTCGTAAGGGGCTGTTACCTGGCAAATAA